In a genomic window of Larus michahellis chromosome 3, bLarMic1.1, whole genome shotgun sequence:
- the GEN1 gene encoding flap endonuclease GEN homolog 1, translated as MGVTNLWQILEPVKQPVNLSSLKGKTLAVDLSLWVCEAQTVKKMIGVVTKPHLRNLFFRYSFLTSMGIKLVFVMEGEAPKLKADTMSKRNEMRYGPSKKVGAARTGRSLFKAILKECLELLECLGVPWVQAVGEAEAMCAYLNAKGHVDGCITNDGDVFLYGAQTVYRNFAMNAKDPVLDCYTMSSIKEKLGCDRESLIGLAVLLGCDYLPKGVPGVGKEQALKLIETLRGQNLLQRFEQWKEQFQYGNNPPLVVKRVTHCSECHHPGSYKEHEHNGCKFCESTRSCKPNDSKYCCPCEWHQLERMKQASAVEDNIRKKANSCEGFPFSEVIQEFLVNKNKLIKIKECQRPNLLSFQIFASEKMEWNKHYACKKLLALLTRYDMIQRKSGIIDSKQLQAIRIVKTRVKSGIPCFEVEWQKPEHYVDAEDEPAELFVVTVEESSLFQAAYPDLVALYQVEKSDVMKKKQKNRKDRPKEKELPKVYDEVSDLLSQMNLKSRCEILPVQDSSSDIKTPAENQIHQRSTESKDLVLATASCITTLQTPASAAALPPTASPYSLSQSMFADSSVLAAQLTENSRISSPSSVIAGLQLSSIDWEATSFSTSSARGGDTHDPAAELTTYIKDSHALGHETVRNSSEYSDAAQSDQHHSVIDLISDDAMGQIEKWSLSERILKKTSIPSKPLLSEGVMQLESLKHFKQTEETLHHDKDYISSSCQLNKLVQESKNVLSEDYSRESSVHIYQHQYKKADSLDEMMQKDRNLNSSTPLALSGKTTETLHLGCEVPPVSQKPADVVTGGHIKKACTQTTWKSSFKKSVCQNRYSSSEDSDDDNMNKKRIYKQQNSQLNPGQFKKRFTKERSDAVTSKRTNSDSALLIKEEKKKSNLKKAGNSLSLQVSPKPSSVGEVNCFQSPEQPFERSGSGPTQRAESAVPAFAWADSPLPLSERLKRRININ; from the exons ATGGGAGTGACTAATTTGTGGCAAATCCTTGAGCCTGTGAAGCAACCTGTCAACTTGAGCAGTCTCAAAGGAAAAACGCTGGCTGTTGATTTAAGTCTGTGGGTTTGTGAAGCACAGACTGTTAAAAAGATGATTGGAGTAGTTACCAAGCCACATCTGAG AAATCTATTTTTTCGATACTCTTTCTTGACATCAATGGGAATTAAACTAGTTTTTGTCATGGAAGGAGAAGCTCCCAAGTTGAAAGCAGACACTATGAGCAAGAGGAATGAGATGCGCTATGGACCTTCAAAGAAAGTTGGAGCTGCAAGAACCGGGAGATCtttatttaaagcaattttaaaagag TGTCTTGAACTGCTGGAATGTTTAGGTGTCCCTTGGGTTCAAGCAGTCGGGGAAGCAGAGGCAATGTGTGCCTACCTGAATGCAAAAGGACACGTTGATGGCTGCATTACCAATGATGGAGATGTCTTCTTATATGGAGCTCAAACAGTTTATAGGAACTTTGCCATGAATGCAAAG GATCCAGTTCTTGACTGTTACACAATGTCCTCTATTAAGGAGAAGCTTGGTTGTGACAGAGAGTCTTTGATTGGGCTAGCTGTTCTTCTGGGTTGTGATTATCTTCCAAAG GGCGTTCCAGGAGTTGGTAAAGAACAAGCTTTAAAGTTAATTGAGACTTTGAGAGGTCAAAACTTATTGCAAAG GTTTGAGCAATGGAAAGAACAATTCCAGTACGGTAATAATCCACCTTTGGTTGTTAAAAGGGTAACTCACTGTTCTGAGTGCCATCATCCAG GATCTTACAAGGAACATGAGCACAATGGATGTAAATTCTGTGAAAGCACTAGATCCTGCAAACCCAATGACTCCAAATACTGCTGTCCTTGTGAATGGCATCAGTTAGAGCGAATGAAACAAGCAAGTGCAGTGGAGGACAATATCAGAAA AAAAGCTAACAGTTGTGAGGGCTTTCCATTCTCTGAG GTTATCCAAGAATTTCTTGTAAACAAGAATAAATTGATCAAGATAAAAGAATGCCAAAGGCCAAATTTATTGTCCTTTCAG ATCTTTGCTTCTGAGAAGATGGAATGGAACAAACATTACGCTTGTAAGAAATTGTTAGCGCTATTGACACGTTATGATATGATCCAGAGAAAATCTGGAATCATTGATTCAAAACAACTGCAGGCAATACG GATAGTCAAGACACGTGTTAAAAGTGGAATTCCTTGTTTTGAAGTTGAGTGGCAAAAGCCAG AGCATTATGTTGATGCAGAAGATGAGCCTGCGGAGTTGTTTGTAGTCACAGTAGAAGAGTCGTCTTTGTTTCAGGCTGCTTATCCTGATCTCGTTGCCCTTTATCAAGTAGAAAAGTCAGACGTtatgaagaagaaacagaaaa acaggaaagacagaccaaaagaaaaggaattaccGAAAGTTTATGATGAAGTTAGTGATCTTCTGTctcaaatgaatttaaaatctAGATGTGAAATTCTTCCTGTGCAAGACTCCTCATCGGATATAAAAACTCCTGCAGAAAATCAGATACACCAGAGGAGTACTGAGTCAAAAGATCTAGTGCTAGCTACAGCTTCCTGCATAACGACTCTTCAGACACCAGCatcagcagctgctcttcctccAACTGCATCGCCTTACTCGCTCTCACAGAGTATGTTCGCTGACTCATCTGTATTGGCAGCACAACTTACTGAAAATTCAAGGATATCATCCCCTTCGTCTGTAATAGCTGGTCTACAGCTGAGCAGTATTGATTGGGAAGCAACCTCCTTCAGCACTTCGTCAGCCCGTGGGGGTGATACCCATGATCCAGCAGCTGAGTTAACCACATACATAAAAGACTCACATGCACTGGGTCATGAAACAGTAAGAAACAGCTCGGAATATTCTGATGCTGCGCAGTCTGATCAACATCATTCTGTAATTGATTTGATTTCTGATGATGCTATGGGTCAGATTGAGAAGTGGTCTTTAAGTGAGCGCATACTTAAGAAGACTTCCATTCCATCAAAGCCTTTGTTGTCTGAAGGTGTAATGCAACTGGAgtctttgaaacattttaaacaaacagaagaaacattGCATCATGATAAAGATTATATCTCTTCCTCATGTCAGTTAAATAAACTAGTGCAGGAAAGTAAAAATGTGCTATCAGAAGACTATTCAAGGGAATCCAGCGTACACATTTATCAACATCAGTACAAAAAAGCTGACAGCCTGGATGAAATGATGCAAAAAGACCGTAATTTAAACAGTTCAACACCTCTAGCCCTCAGTGGTAAAACAACAGAGACTCTGCATCTGGGGTGTGAAGTGCCTCCAGTGTCTCAAAAGCCAGCAGACGTTGTAACTGGCGGTCACATTAAAAAAGCTTGTACTCAAACTACTTGGAAAAGTTCCTTTAAAAAGAGTGTGTGTCAGAACAGATATTCTTCTAGTGAAGACAGTGATGATGATAATATGAACAAAAAACGGATTTATAAGCAGCAGAACAGTCAGCTGAACCCTGGTCAGTTTAAAAAACGTTTCACAAAGGAAAGGAGTGATGCTGTTACTAGCAAAAGAACAAACAGTGACTCAGCCCTTTTAAttaaagaggagaagaaaaagagcaatttaaaaaaagctgGTAATAGTTTGTCATTGCAAGTATCTCCAAAACCATCCTCTGTCGGGGAAGTTAATTGTTTCCAAAGTCCAGAGCAACCGTTTGAGAGGTCAGGTTCTGGTCCCACGCAACGAGCGGAAAGTGCTGTTCCGGCTTTTGCATGGGCAGACAGTCCCCTTCCGCTGTCTGAAAGACTAAAAAGAAGAATCAACATCAATTAG